From Paenibacillus sp. FSL H8-0537:
GTAATCGTCTCGCCTGTCTCCGTCTTGAACAGCTTGCTTAAATAGCTTGGCGTCAAATATACAATATCCGCGAGGCGCTGCAGCTCAAGCTCCTCGGTAAAATGCTGCTGTATATACGATTTCACTTTATCTATGGCTCTATTATCTGAACGCGTGCTGCCCAGCAAAGCGCTAATTTCCTCCATTCCAGCCCGCAGCCCCTGGGCGAAGGCTTCCCAGTTTTCGCTTGCTTCAGGATCGATCGGCATATTCACCTGTCCATATTCAAGCTGGACGCTGCGTTTTTTCAGCTCCTCGGCAATGTGAGCGCTAATGCCAAAGCAGGCCTCCTGCAGCTCCTTCCAGCAAATGCGCTGGGCAGCAGCCTCTTGCAGCCACCCTTCAAATTTCGCCTGCGCCAAGGCAAAATCATTCATTTGCAGCGCCGGCAGCAGCTCCTTGCTCACGATATGCGTCAAACGCAGCAAATGATCGACAGGCGCGACACGACTAACAGCGCCGGAGGACCAGCGCGGCTCCGGATTATACCAAGCATGCTGATAGGCGGAAAAAGCTTCGCTATAGGCATGCGTTAGCCAACTGCTGCCGCGGAAAATGCTGCTAAAGCCTATTTTGGCACGCGTAAAGGCAGGAAGTCGCTGAAGCAGCGTAACGGACAGCTCCCTGACGGTTTCGGCATGGTCGGAATCGTGAATGGAGATGAGGATAACCCTTTTGCCGCCTTCACCAGTAATAATGATTCTTTCGCGAAGCCAGTCGGCCATGAATCGCTCCAGCTGAATTTCGTTTAGCTCTGGGGCAGTCGTTAATAACAGCACCGCATAGTGATGCAGAAACAGCGGCAGTTGATCAATCGTTCCACACACGTCCTCCACGACATAGGAAGGCAGCTGCTTCTCATCGGCATAAAGCAGCAGGCTAATTAAATCGCCGGACTCAAGGCGGCTGCGGCTGCGCTCCTGCTTAACCTTGCTGTTCACCTTGGCAAGCAGGCGAATCAGCTCCTCGAGGTTGACTGGCTTTAGCAAATAATCCTCTGCTCCCTGACGCAGCGATTCCCTGGCATATTCAAAATCATTAAAGCCGCTCAGCACAGCAAATTTAATATTTTTACCGAGCCGCTTCACTTTGGCAATGAGCTGGAGCCCGGTCATCTGTGGCATTTTAATATCAGTCAGCACAAAATCGGGATGAATATGATCGAGCTGGTCCAGCAGCTCCTGCCCGCTGCCATAGGCGCCAATAATCCGGTATTCCTCGCCTGCCTGCTCAATCAGCTTGCATAACCCCAGTCTAATTCGTTCCTCGTCGTCTACGACTACAATATCCATCGTTGCCACTCCTTCCTTTTCCCCGCGTATTTCATTCCTGTATTCATTCCTGATTCAGCGGCATCCGAATCGTTACCCGCGTGCCCTTCCCCAGCTCGCTGTCAATCGTTAAGCCGTAGCTGGCGCCAAAACGCAGCTTCAAGCGCTCATGCACATTGCGCAGGCCAATGCCTCTTCCGCTTGGACCTGGCGGCTCGGCGGCAGACAAGGCATTGCGTACCTGAAGCAGCTGCCCTTCATCCATGCCGCAGCCGTCATCGGCAACGGTAAACCATTGCTCTTTGCCAACGATTCGCCAGCCTACGCTAATGAGCATCTTCTCGCCCTCGCGTGAATTCTCATACGCGTGGTTGACTGAATTTTCAACAATAGGCTGAAACTGCAGCTTCATAACCCGTATGCTGGAGGCCGCTTCTCCCTCAGGCAGCTCCAATTGGTACCGATCACCGAAGCGGTCGTTGATCAACCGCATATACATGCGCAAATGCTCAAATTCCTGACTCGCCGTCACCATTTCATCACCGGCATGAATGCTGTATCTGAGCTGCTGCCCTAAAAGTTGAACCATCTCGGCGGCCTCTGGATCATCGTTCAGCACTGCGGTCATTCGAATCGACTCCAGCGTGTTGTATATAAAATGAGGATTAATCTGGCGCTGCAAGCTCTCCAGCTCAATCTGGTTTTTACGCTGCTCAATGCGGTAAATATTTTCAATCAACAGCTGGATTCTCGCCATCATGCGGTTAAAGGCATTCCCGAGCATGCCGACCTCATCACGGCGACGCACCGGAAAGGCAACATCGAGATTGCCAGCCTGCACCTGCTTCATCAGCTTCACCATTTCGCGCATCGGCTTCGTCAGCGCAAAAATCAGCACAAACGATATAAGCAGAGCCAGCGTCATAATGGCAATCGCTGCCGCCCCCGTGTAATTACGGGTCTGAATCGCCTCGGCCTCCACCTGCTCCTTCGGAATGAGAATGAGCGTGAGCCAGCCGGATTCCTCGGATTTACGGTAAATCACCAGCTGCTCCTTGCCATTTTTATCGACGATGTAGCTGCCGTTTTGCCCTTCTGCCTGCTGAAGCAGTGCATCGCTGGATAAATTTTCAGCAAGAAAGGCCTGCTCGCTATCGTAAATAACGGTACCCGCCTCATCCAAAATGAGCGTTGTGCCTCTCGTCGTCTCATCCAAATCGTTAACAACGTTCTCAATGACCTCAATGCTGGCATCAACCGCAATCATGCCTATCGAATGGTAGGTGCTGTCAATAATATTGCGTACGATCGTGAACACATACCGTTTGCGATTGGCATCCCCGCTGACCTCCTGTGTGCTGATCAGTACAGGCTTGCCATTTGCAGCAGCAGCGGTTTCATGCCAGCGATTATAGAACTCAGGCAGATTGGCGCGGACTCCTCCACTTTTCATCACATAATAGGGGTTGCCATACGCATCAAACAAATAGACGCTGCTGGCCCCTTCCTTAATATTGTTCATAAAATAAATGCTGCTTTCGATTTTGCGCTGAATTTGCACCTTCATCTGCATGTTTTTAACGTAATACTGGTCCAGATCGCCGCCTGTCTCGGCCTCCACCTGCGAATAATATCGATTTGAGAGCTTAAGGCCCTCCTGAATTTCACCGAGATACGAAGGTATAATTGATATTTTTTTCATATCCTTCGTGTAGTCGTCGAGCTTGCTGACCATTTTGTCAGAAATTTCTGCTGCATAGGTAACCGTGTTTTTTTCGATCGTATTCGTGTAACGCAGCGATGAAATATACGTCAGCCCACCAACCGGAATAACGATCAGCAGCACGAACACAATAAACAGCTTCGCTTCCATGCGGGTTGCGGGGAAAATCGTCCAGCGCCGCAGCCAAAATTTTGAGTCTCCCATAGCATTCGCCCCTTAAGCTTGCGTCATGGAGCTTGCCGTCGATTCACGCATGACAAAATCGCCTGACAGCAAAATTTTCTCTTGTGGGCTGCCGGGATGCTCCAGCCGGCGCAGCAGCATTTCGACGGCGCGGCGGCCAAAAGCCTCCTTCTGCACATCGACGGTGCTGAGGGTAGGCTTTGACCAAGCCGCATCCTCAATATTGTCAAAGCCGACAACAGAGCATTCTACTGGAACGGCAACATTTAATTTAGCAAGCACCGTCATCATACATATCGCTATGGAATCATTTGCACAAATGAAGGCGGTCGGCAGCGCTGCTTCCTCTACCATTTTTTTCACAATCAGCTCCAGCGCCTCTGTCATTTCCGAGCGGTTATTTCCTTCAAACGTCAACAGTGCGGATTCCTGGGCTTGGACAAGCCCATGCTCCTCCAGCATGGAGCTATACCCGAGAAAACGGTCTAGAAAGCTGCGTGAAAAGTGGGTGTTGCCAACAAATTGCAGCTTGCGATGGCCACAGCCAATCAAATAATTAGTCACGCGGCGCATGCACTCCATATTGTTCATAAACAGCGTATCCGAAGGAATGAGCGGATCTTCATGATCCACCAGCACGAAAGGAATGCCTAGACTGCGGATTTCCAGCAGCATTTGCGAGGAAATTAGGCCGACGCCGATAATGCCGCGAATGCTGCTCGGGTTAATAAACTGCGCGAAATGATTTTTAAACTGCTCGGTAATCATCATCGTGCCAATTTCCCGCTCCTCCAGCTCCATCGTAATGCCATCCATAATTTTGCCCCAGAAAAAAGAGTCCCTCGTCTGGTATCTCACATTCGGTACAAGCAAAATCACCGTATCGCGAGTTTGACGCTCGCTTGCTTTATCCCCGCTTAAGCTGGAGGAAGGAGCTTTGAGCTTCTGTCCGGCAAAATACCCTAGCTGTGTGGCGACGCTGACAATTTTCTCTCGCGTCTCCGCACTAACTCCCGGCTTACCTGAAAGCGCTTTAGAAACAGCGAATTTTGAAACATTTAAATAGTCAGCAATTTGCTGCATCGTCACTTTATTAGCCATAGCTGCACATCCTTTCATTAAAATAAGGTGTCTAGTTAGTTTTGTTAGGTTTCTTAAAGCTTTTATAAGCTAACATTAGCATATGAATAAACTTATGAAAAGCTTGTTTGGAAAATAAAAAAAGACCCGCTTCAGCAGCGAATCTTTCTACAGATTATAAATGGTAAATTCGGACTCTCAGCAGATCTCTATTATATATAGAAGAAACACGTCGTGCGCTGGTCTAATTGCTAGCTTATTGGTATGAGCATTTTTAAATACTGCCATTAAAAAGTCGCTTGGTGGCTGCTGTTCAGCTTCTGCTCAATCCACTGCTGGCTTTGCTGGGTAAACAGCAGCCGCCCTTTTTTTACGACGAATCGTTTCTCGTCTTTAAGTATTTTCATAATCCGATTCACGCTCCGAACCGCCACGCCAAGCTGGCTCGCAATTTCCTCACGGGTGGCGATGAGCTCATACACCGGCTTTTTCTGAAAATCAGCATGACGCAATGCCTCATAAAAATAAGCAAGCAGCTTCTGCTGCATCGAATAAAAGCTGTTTTCAAGCGTTTTTCTCCCCTGCTGGAACAGCTTGTTCGCTAGCTGGTCATTCAACCGACGCAAAAAAGCGGGACTGTTGATGACCCATTTTTTGAAGCGCTGCTTGTCGATGGCAAGCAGCGTAGACTCGCGTGTCGTCTCGACCTGATTAATAAACGGCATACCCAGGCTAATCTCGATATCGCCGATGACGTCTCCTGGCAGCAGCATAGCTAGCCGGAACATTTTTCCGTCGGACAGCTTTCGTTCTACGGCAAGCTCGCCAGCAATCAAAATATACACATAAACCATGTCTCCGCCTTGATCGCATACCGTCTCGCCCGGATAAAAGCAGCGCACCTCCCAGCAATTCTGCACCTGCTCCGGAAGCTCGTCAAACATTTCCTTCAGCCAGCCATGTCCCTGAATAATCCGCTCAATGGATTCTGTACGCAATATGGCACCCTCTTTGCTATCGCTCATCCTCAGTTACTCTAATGTAAACCTATTCTCCCCTTTTAAAAAGGACATAAGTCCGTTTTGGCAAAGTTTTTGCGGCCATCATATGCTCTGATACCGATTGCCGACTTGGCTAGTTCAGCGCGTCCAAAAGGCGGTCGCATAAATCCATTGTGCCAATATTGTCGCGTCCGCTCGAATTCGGCGTCAATTTCTGCTTGCTGCAAGCGATAAAATGGGCCATTTCACCGATAAAGCCGCGTGCGTAAAGGTCGCCTAAGCATCCGGACATCGTGGAAGCTGGCGGTGTCAGCACCTTTGTTTCCTCGGATAGCGTCTGGAACGACGAGGAGCCGGGCAAAGGCGATTTGTGGATCGAAAGCTTTTTGGAATCTTCAGCTGCGACATGGCCATTATCAAAAGTGACCAGCACGCTTTCACTTTCGCTCGACCAAGCAGTCATGCCAGCAAAATAGACGCTGCCGGAAATGCCGTTCTCAAATTTCAAGGAAAACGACTGGGAAATATTTTCGCCCAAATTGTTGTTAAAGCCTGCAACCTGCGCCACTTCGCCAAACAAGCCGCGCATAAGATCGACGAGATGGATAGCAGCCAGCTTCAAGAATTGCTCCTCCGTTTTGCTAAAGCCTGTACTATCGCAGGCAAAACGAATTTGGAACGAGCGTGCGGCTCCAAGTTCGTCCGACTCAATCAGCTCTTTGAGCTTCATGTATACGGGGGCATAACGCTTCATAAAGCCAACCATCAGCACAATACCGGTCTCCTCAGCTGCTTCCGCAATGGCTGCCGCTTCCTCGGCAGTCCAGCCGAGCGGCTTGTCGACAAATACATGTTTACCAGCTTTTATGCAGTCCATGACGATTTGCGTTTGATCACCTGGCTGGGCTACCACCACAACACCGTCGCACTTTTCCTTTTGCAGCATTTGCTTATAGTCGTCATACGGCGTGCCGCTGCTGCCGAAGCGGGTCAATGCCGCTTGCGAACGATCAAGGCTTCGTGTGGAGACCGCTACAATCTCAGCTCCTGCTTCTACTGCGGACGGAAAAATATTTGTGGAGGCATGAAAGCCTGCACCGATAAAACAAAGTTTTGCTTGGCTCATCTCTTATCGCTCCTGTTCATCATATCGACAACGACATTAGCATATTTCCATGCTCTGATACAAGCCAACCGTAAAAATAAATTATTTTTTTGCACTATATTGACTTAAAAATCAGAGTTCAGTATGAGTGTTTCTTAGAATGAGTGCAACGGAATGCGATAATGAGAAAGGTTGAATAATAAATGTTAGATTTAGGATTATTAATTATACGATTAGTTATTGGACTCATTATGATTGGCCATGGCTGCAAGAAGCTGTTCGGCTGGTTTGGCGGCGAAGGCATCCAGGGAGCGGCTGGCTTTTTTGAAGCGATTGGCCTGCGTCCCGGTGCAGCGATGGTCGTATGCGCTGGACTTGCCGAGCTGATCGGAGGTCTATTATTTGCTTCGCTGCTTGGTGTTGCACTTGCTGGTGGAGGCGCTTATTCATTAATGTAAAATAGTTCAAATTATAAATGATTATATTCATCGCCCACTTTCCTGTATATACTGAGAAGCGGGCGATTTTCTTTTGGATGGAAATCAACATTAAAATTTAACTTTATCGTTTAATAAAGTGAATTAACAGGGATTTTGTCGTTAAAGATATACTTATAAGGACAAGTGGACACATGGAAGTCACAGCCGCCTGTTACATTGTTATCCTGCAAGTAAAAAAGATTTCATTCATCAAGGGGCTGATTGACATGAATAAAAACTGGCTGCCCTCCCTCTGTACGCTATTGAATTTGGGAGCTGGGACCTTGTCCTTACTTTTTACGATAAAAGGCGAGTATAAGCTTGCGCTCGCCATGGTGATGACGGCAGCTTTATGGGATGTACTCGATGGTCTGCTTGCCAGATGGCTTCATTGTACGAGTGACTTCGGCAAACAGCTGGACTCGCTGGCTGATCTGGTCTCCTTCGGAATTGCACCTGTATTTCTGGTTCTGCTGTACAAGCTGGAAGCTTCATTGTGGCTAGGACCGATTGCCGCTGTATTATTTTTAGCTTGCGGCGCACTGCGTCTGGCAAGATTCAATATAAAGGGCCAAGTGAAAGGTTTTGTTGGTCTGCCAATTACTGCAGCTGGGGTCATTTTGGCACTTGCTCCTATTTTAAATAGTCAAATGAAGCCTGCTGCCGCTCTCGCCTTAATGGGTCTGCTCTCTATCTTAATGGTCAGCCGAATCCCATTTCCCGCTTTCAAAAAAGATTACGCAAGGAAGTGAGACGGTTATGACTTTTGCTATAGAAATGATTTCTCAGTATGGTTATTACGCCGTCTTTGGACTGCTCGCTCTCGGCATTATTGGGCTTCCAGTTCCAGACGAATTATTAATGTTATTCATCGGCTATTTATCCTCGATTATGGTGTTGAATTATTCGGTTTCTTTGCTAGTCAGCTTCATGGGGGCCATAACGGGCATGCTTTTAAGCTACACCCTGGGCAAAACATTCGGACAGCCTTTAATCGACAAGCATGGCAAGTGGGTCGGCCTCACAACAAAGCGTTTTGAAAAGGTAAAGGGCTGGTTTGCCCGTTTTGGCCTATGGACGTTGTTTTTCGGCTATTTCATTCCCGGTGTAAGGAGCATGACCAGCTACATTTCTGGCATTACATCGATGCCTTTCCGCAAATATTTGCTCATTACGAGCCTCGGCTCCCTTACATGGGTGCTTATCTTTGTTACAATCGGCTATTTTCTCGGCGCCAGCATTAAATTTTAAATTTCAATTTCAAATAAATGAAACCAATAAGCCCCAGAGGAAGAGCGTTCTCTTCGGATGGGGCTTTTCGGCTGCTGAAAAAATAACGGTTGACCTTCACGCGCCGTTAAGGTGTACGATAAATTTGTCAGGAGGTGAACATATGGAATACACCATTCAGAAGCTAGGCTATTTGGCTGGCGTAAGTACGAGAACACTGCGTTATTACGATGAAATCGGAATATTGAAGCCGTCGCGCATCAACTCTTCGGGGTACCGGATTTATGGGCAGCACGAGGTTGATCTCCTCCAGCAAATTTTATTTTACAAGGAGCTTGGCGTCAGCTTGGAAGAAATTAAAGCGATTATTACGTCGCCTAATTTTGACGTTCATGCGGCCTTGCGGGAGCATCGCAGCAAGCTGCTGGAGCGCAGGCAGCAGCTCGATCAGCTCATTGCCAATCTAGACCAAACATTATTACAGAAGGAAGGGAAACAAACGATGAAGGATAAGGAAAAGTTTGCAGGCTTCAAGCAGCAACTGCTGGATGACAATGAAGCCAAGTATGGCGAAGAAATCAGGGCCAAATATGGTGAGGAAGCTGTCAACCGTTCGAACCATGCCCTTAAAAATATGACGGAAGCGCAGCATGCTGAAGTAGAAAAGCTCGGCGAGGAGGTGCTGACCACGCTTGCATCGGCATTCTTGACAGGCGACCCTGCTGGCGAACTGGCACAGAAAGCAGCTGATTTGCACAAGCAATGGCTAAGCTTTTACTGGGGCAGCTACACAAAGGAAGCACATGCTGGCGTTGCCCAAATGTACGTTGATGATGAGCGCTTCACTGCCTATTACGATGAGAAGCAGCCCGGTTCTGCTGCATTTTTACGCGATGCGGTGCTCGTTTACACAGGGACATCCTCTTAATCGACAAAAAAAGGACGGCATCCAGGCTATTAAGCCATTATGCCGTCCTTTCGTCCGTTCGCTCTTTCCACTTGCCTTGTTGCCTGCTATACGTTCTTGTTAGCGTTCAGCTCTCTCGCTGCAACCTGCTTGGAAAGCTGCCTCGCTAGCTGCTCGATGCCCATCTCCTTCTGCTCATTCACACCGCGCCGGCGAACAGACACCGTCCCTTCGCTTGCCTCTTGGTCCCCGATTACGAGCGTATAAGGCACCTTCGCCAGCTGCGCCTCCCGAATTTTGTAGCCAAGCTTTTCGCTGCGAGCGTCAACTTGTACACGAAGGCCTGCTTTTAGAAGCTGCTGCTTCACCTGCATGGCATAATCCAAATGCACGCTTGAAACAGGCAGCAGCTTCACTTGAACGGGCGCCAGCCACAGCGGAAATGCGCCGCTGAAATGCTCTGTCAAAATGCCCATGAAACGGTCAATGGAGCCATATACAGCGCGATGGATGACGACAGGACGATGCTTCCCGCCATCCTCGCCGATGTAAGTCAAATCAAACTTTTCAGGCATTTGAAAATCAAGCTGAATGGTTCCGCATTGCCAGCTGCGGCCAAGCGCATCGCGAATATGGAAGTCGATTTTCGGCCCATAAAAGGCGCCGTCCCCCTCATTAAGCATATATGGGACATTTTGCTGGACCAGCACATTTTTGAGTGCTTCCTCTGCTTGATCCCACAATTGTGCAGAGCCCATAGAATCGGCCGGCCTTGTGGACAGCTCTACCCGATAAGTGAAGCCAAAGATCGAATAAATATGATCAATGAGCGCCATTACTTTGGCGATTTCCTCCTCGATTTGATCGGGTCTGACGAATAAATGCGCATCATCCTGACAAAACGTCCGCACCCGCATCATGCCATTTAGCGCTCCTGAAAACTCATGGCGATGCACCTGTCCATACTCGGCAAGGCGGATCGGCAAATCCCTGTAGGAGCGAAGCTCATTTTTGAATACGAGCATATGTCCTGGGCAATTCATCGGTTTGAGGGCAAATACCGCATCATCGACATTTGTAAAATACATATTGTCTTTGTAATGCTCCCAATGACCGGATTGTTCCCATAGCCGATTGTTGAGCATTAGCGGTGTACGAACCTCATCATAGGCTCGCTCGCGATGCAGCCCGCGTTCCAGCTCTTCCAGCTCGTTGCGTATAATCATGCCATTTGGCAAATAAAACGGCATGCCGGGCGCTTCCTCCGAAAACATGAACAGGCCAAGCTCCTTGCCCAGCTTGCGGTGATCGCGCTTTTTCGCTTCTTCAAGCATGTGGAGATGCTCCTCCAGCTGCTTGTTTTTCGGAAAGGCTGTTCCGTAAATGCGCTGCAGCACTTGGTTATTCGAATCGCCACGCCAGTAGGCACCCGCTGTGTGCAGCAGCTTGAACGCCTTAATCCAGCCTGTTGCGGGCAAATGCGGCCCGCGGCATAAATCAATAAATTCGCCTTGTTCATAAAGCGAAATAACGACATTTTCCGACAAAGCTTGAATCAGCTCAACTTTAAGCGGCTCCTCTAGCTGTACAAATAGCTGCAGCGCTTCCTCCCGGCTGAC
This genomic window contains:
- a CDS encoding response regulator, which produces MDIVVVDDEERIRLGLCKLIEQAGEEYRIIGAYGSGQELLDQLDHIHPDFVLTDIKMPQMTGLQLIAKVKRLGKNIKFAVLSGFNDFEYARESLRQGAEDYLLKPVNLEELIRLLAKVNSKVKQERSRSRLESGDLISLLLYADEKQLPSYVVEDVCGTIDQLPLFLHHYAVLLLTTAPELNEIQLERFMADWLRERIIITGEGGKRVILISIHDSDHAETVRELSVTLLQRLPAFTRAKIGFSSIFRGSSWLTHAYSEAFSAYQHAWYNPEPRWSSGAVSRVAPVDHLLRLTHIVSKELLPALQMNDFALAQAKFEGWLQEAAAQRICWKELQEACFGISAHIAEELKKRSVQLEYGQVNMPIDPEASENWEAFAQGLRAGMEEISALLGSTRSDNRAIDKVKSYIQQHFTEELELQRLADIVYLTPSYLSKLFKTETGETITDYMISVRIEAAKQLLRQEQGLKTYMVGERVGYADPAYFTKVFKKMAGLTPKEYRDKVR
- a CDS encoding sensor histidine kinase; protein product: MGDSKFWLRRWTIFPATRMEAKLFIVFVLLIVIPVGGLTYISSLRYTNTIEKNTVTYAAEISDKMVSKLDDYTKDMKKISIIPSYLGEIQEGLKLSNRYYSQVEAETGGDLDQYYVKNMQMKVQIQRKIESSIYFMNNIKEGASSVYLFDAYGNPYYVMKSGGVRANLPEFYNRWHETAAAANGKPVLISTQEVSGDANRKRYVFTIVRNIIDSTYHSIGMIAVDASIEVIENVVNDLDETTRGTTLILDEAGTVIYDSEQAFLAENLSSDALLQQAEGQNGSYIVDKNGKEQLVIYRKSEESGWLTLILIPKEQVEAEAIQTRNYTGAAAIAIMTLALLISFVLIFALTKPMREMVKLMKQVQAGNLDVAFPVRRRDEVGMLGNAFNRMMARIQLLIENIYRIEQRKNQIELESLQRQINPHFIYNTLESIRMTAVLNDDPEAAEMVQLLGQQLRYSIHAGDEMVTASQEFEHLRMYMRLINDRFGDRYQLELPEGEAASSIRVMKLQFQPIVENSVNHAYENSREGEKMLISVGWRIVGKEQWFTVADDGCGMDEGQLLQVRNALSAAEPPGPSGRGIGLRNVHERLKLRFGASYGLTIDSELGKGTRVTIRMPLNQE
- a CDS encoding LacI family DNA-binding transcriptional regulator, encoding MANKVTMQQIADYLNVSKFAVSKALSGKPGVSAETREKIVSVATQLGYFAGQKLKAPSSSLSGDKASERQTRDTVILLVPNVRYQTRDSFFWGKIMDGITMELEEREIGTMMITEQFKNHFAQFINPSSIRGIIGVGLISSQMLLEIRSLGIPFVLVDHEDPLIPSDTLFMNNMECMRRVTNYLIGCGHRKLQFVGNTHFSRSFLDRFLGYSSMLEEHGLVQAQESALLTFEGNNRSEMTEALELIVKKMVEEAALPTAFICANDSIAICMMTVLAKLNVAVPVECSVVGFDNIEDAAWSKPTLSTVDVQKEAFGRRAVEMLLRRLEHPGSPQEKILLSGDFVMRESTASSMTQA
- a CDS encoding Crp/Fnr family transcriptional regulator, whose product is MSDSKEGAILRTESIERIIQGHGWLKEMFDELPEQVQNCWEVRCFYPGETVCDQGGDMVYVYILIAGELAVERKLSDGKMFRLAMLLPGDVIGDIEISLGMPFINQVETTRESTLLAIDKQRFKKWVINSPAFLRRLNDQLANKLFQQGRKTLENSFYSMQQKLLAYFYEALRHADFQKKPVYELIATREEIASQLGVAVRSVNRIMKILKDEKRFVVKKGRLLFTQQSQQWIEQKLNSSHQATF
- a CDS encoding Gfo/Idh/MocA family oxidoreductase, with amino-acid sequence MSQAKLCFIGAGFHASTNIFPSAVEAGAEIVAVSTRSLDRSQAALTRFGSSGTPYDDYKQMLQKEKCDGVVVVAQPGDQTQIVMDCIKAGKHVFVDKPLGWTAEEAAAIAEAAEETGIVLMVGFMKRYAPVYMKLKELIESDELGAARSFQIRFACDSTGFSKTEEQFLKLAAIHLVDLMRGLFGEVAQVAGFNNNLGENISQSFSLKFENGISGSVYFAGMTAWSSESESVLVTFDNGHVAAEDSKKLSIHKSPLPGSSSFQTLSEETKVLTPPASTMSGCLGDLYARGFIGEMAHFIACSKQKLTPNSSGRDNIGTMDLCDRLLDALN
- a CDS encoding DoxX family protein, whose protein sequence is MLDLGLLIIRLVIGLIMIGHGCKKLFGWFGGEGIQGAAGFFEAIGLRPGAAMVVCAGLAELIGGLLFASLLGVALAGGGAYSLM
- the pssA gene encoding CDP-diacylglycerol--serine O-phosphatidyltransferase; its protein translation is MNKNWLPSLCTLLNLGAGTLSLLFTIKGEYKLALAMVMTAALWDVLDGLLARWLHCTSDFGKQLDSLADLVSFGIAPVFLVLLYKLEASLWLGPIAAVLFLACGALRLARFNIKGQVKGFVGLPITAAGVILALAPILNSQMKPAAALALMGLLSILMVSRIPFPAFKKDYARK
- a CDS encoding DedA family protein — protein: MTFAIEMISQYGYYAVFGLLALGIIGLPVPDELLMLFIGYLSSIMVLNYSVSLLVSFMGAITGMLLSYTLGKTFGQPLIDKHGKWVGLTTKRFEKVKGWFARFGLWTLFFGYFIPGVRSMTSYISGITSMPFRKYLLITSLGSLTWVLIFVTIGYFLGASIKF
- a CDS encoding MerR family transcriptional regulator, whose translation is MEYTIQKLGYLAGVSTRTLRYYDEIGILKPSRINSSGYRIYGQHEVDLLQQILFYKELGVSLEEIKAIITSPNFDVHAALREHRSKLLERRQQLDQLIANLDQTLLQKEGKQTMKDKEKFAGFKQQLLDDNEAKYGEEIRAKYGEEAVNRSNHALKNMTEAQHAEVEKLGEEVLTTLASAFLTGDPAGELAQKAADLHKQWLSFYWGSYTKEAHAGVAQMYVDDERFTAYYDEKQPGSAAFLRDAVLVYTGTSS
- the thrS gene encoding threonine--tRNA ligase; translated protein: MEKQSDYQDHIQIKLPDGAIRSCPAGITVEQLAEAISPGLRKKAVAGKINGEAVDLSRSIEADSDVEIIILDSPEGLEIYRHSTAHLLAQALKRLYGKQEVQLGIGPVIGDGFYYDIAIASPLPNEQLAVIEQEMARIAEQNLPIIRRVVSREEALQLFVQLEEPLKVELIQALSENVVISLYEQGEFIDLCRGPHLPATGWIKAFKLLHTAGAYWRGDSNNQVLQRIYGTAFPKNKQLEEHLHMLEEAKKRDHRKLGKELGLFMFSEEAPGMPFYLPNGMIIRNELEELERGLHRERAYDEVRTPLMLNNRLWEQSGHWEHYKDNMYFTNVDDAVFALKPMNCPGHMLVFKNELRSYRDLPIRLAEYGQVHRHEFSGALNGMMRVRTFCQDDAHLFVRPDQIEEEIAKVMALIDHIYSIFGFTYRVELSTRPADSMGSAQLWDQAEEALKNVLVQQNVPYMLNEGDGAFYGPKIDFHIRDALGRSWQCGTIQLDFQMPEKFDLTYIGEDGGKHRPVVIHRAVYGSIDRFMGILTEHFSGAFPLWLAPVQVKLLPVSSVHLDYAMQVKQQLLKAGLRVQVDARSEKLGYKIREAQLAKVPYTLVIGDQEASEGTVSVRRRGVNEQKEMGIEQLARQLSKQVAARELNANKNV